In Streptomyces sp. NBC_00569, a single genomic region encodes these proteins:
- a CDS encoding DEAD/DEAH box helicase, with translation MSISSSDHSVMPENDEAVQVLAVDEDMTAVAVGEAAVSASAEADNDTPAEPTLTFGDLGLPEGIVRKLAQNGVTAPFPIQAATIPDALAGKDILGRGRTGSGKTLSFGLPTLARLAGGHTEKKKPRAVILTPTRELAMQVADALQPYGDVLGLKMKVVCGGTSMGNQIYALERGVDVLVATPGRLRDIINRGACSLANVEIAVLDEADQMSDLGFLPEVTELLDQVPADGQRMLFSATMENEISTLVKRYLNNPVTHEVDAAQGAVTTMTHHILIVKPKDKAPVTAAIASRKGRTIIFVRTQLGADRIAEQLQDAGVKADALHGGMTQGSRTRVLADFKDGYVNTLVATDVAARGIHVDGIDLVLNVDPAGDHKDYLHRSGRTARAGKSGVVVSLSLPHQRRQIFRLMEDAGVDASRHIIQGGAAFDPEVAEITGARSMTEVQAESAGNAAQQAEREVTSLTKELERATRRAGELREEADRLTARAARERGEDAEGVAAAVAAAAEKAAEASVPEQAAAPAERQERSSSYEQRPQRRDERGNYEKRDRRDDRPSGGFNRDRRDNDRGGFRRDDRPSGGFNRDRRDNDRGGFRRDDRPSGGFNRDRRDDRGGFDRDRRDDRGGRSFERRDNDRPSGGFRRDNDRPSGGGFNRDRRDERPSGGGFNRDRRDERPSGGGFRRDDRPSGGHRGSDRPFNRDRRDDRPAGGGFRTGGHDRPYGRRDDHRGAGSGSTGGSSFRRDEKPRWKRNG, from the coding sequence ATGTCCATTTCCAGTTCTGACCACTCCGTCATGCCCGAGAACGACGAGGCCGTGCAGGTTCTCGCCGTCGACGAGGACATGACTGCCGTTGCCGTCGGAGAGGCCGCTGTCAGCGCCTCGGCCGAGGCCGACAACGACACCCCCGCCGAGCCCACCCTGACCTTCGGCGACCTCGGTCTGCCCGAGGGCATCGTCCGCAAGCTCGCGCAGAACGGCGTGACCGCGCCGTTCCCGATCCAGGCCGCGACCATCCCGGACGCCCTGGCCGGCAAGGACATCCTCGGCCGTGGCCGCACCGGCTCCGGCAAGACCCTCTCCTTCGGTCTGCCGACCCTGGCGCGCCTCGCCGGCGGTCACACCGAGAAGAAGAAGCCCCGCGCGGTCATCCTGACCCCGACCCGCGAGCTGGCGATGCAGGTCGCCGACGCCCTCCAGCCCTACGGCGACGTCCTCGGCCTGAAGATGAAGGTCGTCTGCGGCGGTACGTCCATGGGCAACCAGATCTACGCCCTCGAGCGCGGCGTCGACGTCCTCGTCGCCACCCCGGGCCGTCTGCGCGACATCATCAACCGCGGCGCCTGCTCGCTCGCGAACGTCGAGATCGCCGTTCTGGACGAGGCCGACCAGATGTCCGACCTGGGCTTCCTGCCCGAGGTCACCGAGCTGCTCGACCAGGTCCCGGCCGACGGCCAGCGCATGCTGTTCTCGGCCACGATGGAGAACGAGATCTCCACGCTGGTCAAGCGCTACCTGAACAACCCGGTCACGCACGAGGTCGACGCCGCCCAGGGCGCCGTCACGACCATGACCCACCACATCCTGATCGTGAAGCCCAAGGACAAGGCGCCGGTCACCGCCGCGATCGCCTCCCGCAAGGGCCGCACGATCATCTTCGTCCGCACCCAGCTGGGCGCCGACCGCATCGCCGAGCAGCTCCAGGACGCCGGCGTGAAGGCCGACGCGCTGCACGGTGGCATGACGCAGGGTTCTCGTACCCGCGTCCTCGCCGACTTCAAGGACGGCTACGTCAACACGCTCGTCGCCACCGACGTCGCCGCCCGCGGTATCCACGTCGACGGCATCGACCTGGTCCTGAACGTGGACCCGGCCGGTGACCACAAGGACTACCTGCACCGCTCGGGCCGTACCGCGCGTGCCGGCAAGTCCGGTGTCGTCGTCTCGCTGTCGCTGCCGCACCAGCGCCGCCAGATCTTCCGCCTCATGGAGGACGCGGGCGTCGACGCCTCGCGCCACATCATCCAGGGCGGTGCGGCCTTCGACCCGGAGGTCGCCGAGATCACCGGTGCCCGGTCCATGACCGAGGTCCAGGCCGAGTCCGCGGGCAACGCCGCGCAGCAGGCCGAGCGTGAGGTCACCTCCCTCACCAAGGAGCTGGAGCGTGCCACGCGCCGCGCCGGCGAGCTGCGCGAGGAGGCCGACCGCCTCACCGCGCGTGCCGCCCGTGAGCGTGGCGAGGACGCCGAGGGCGTCGCCGCCGCCGTGGCCGCAGCCGCCGAGAAGGCCGCCGAGGCGTCCGTCCCGGAGCAGGCCGCCGCGCCGGCCGAGCGCCAGGAGCGTTCGTCCTCGTACGAGCAGCGCCCGCAGCGCCGTGACGAGCGGGGCAACTACGAGAAGCGCGACCGTCGCGACGACCGTCCGTCGGGCGGCTTCAACCGTGACCGTCGTGACAACGACCGTGGTGGCTTCCGTCGCGACGACCGTCCGTCCGGTGGCTTCAACCGTGACCGTCGTGACAACGACCGTGGTGGCTTCCGCCGCGACGACCGTCCGTCGGGCGGCTTCAACCGTGACCGCCGTGACGACCGGGGCGGCTTCGACCGCGACCGTCGTGACGACCGCGGTGGCCGTTCCTTCGAGCGTCGTGACAACGACCGTCCGTCCGGTGGCTTCCGCCGCGACAACGACCGTCCCTCCGGTGGCGGCTTCAACCGTGACCGTCGTGACGAGCGTCCCTCCGGTGGCGGCTTCAACCGCGACCGTCGTGACGAGCGCCCCTCGGGCGGCGGCTTCCGTCGTGACGACCGCCCCTCCGGCGGTCACCGCGGCAGCGACCGTCCGTTCAACCGTGACCGTCGTGACGACCGTCCCGCCGGCGGCGGCTTCCGCACCGGTGGCCACGACCGTCCGTACGGCCGCCGCGACGACCACCGCGGTGCGGGCTCCGGCTCGACCGGCGGTTCCTCGTTCCGCCGCGACGAGAAGCCGCGCTGGAAGCGCAACGGCTGA
- a CDS encoding PP2C family protein-serine/threonine phosphatase, with protein MAQQGLSRARFFVRLLPALLIVAGAIYDYVTLSTFTGVPLFTAAPLVAAPFFSPRGTFLTGLATVAVVLGVHLRYTRSYDADAITELVTVATVAVLACVMNRIVRRGSEQLTSVRQIAEAAQRAVLPEPAERIGGLEIAARYEAAQEGAFIGGDLYAVQDTPHGVRLVVGDVRGKGMGAVSAVAVVIGAFREAAEQEATLEAVAQRLERALAREGMRRNGLDEFEGFTTAVLAEIPHGNGLVRVINRGHPEPLLLDGDGALKVLSAPEPALPLGMGDLGTWPDRASETEFPSGATLLLHTDGLSEARDAQGTFYDPAARLAGRMFPGPDPLLAALTAEVRRHTGGGTTDDMALLAVRRP; from the coding sequence ATGGCGCAGCAGGGCCTGTCCCGGGCCCGGTTCTTCGTACGCCTGCTGCCCGCGCTGCTCATCGTCGCCGGGGCGATCTACGACTACGTCACGCTGTCGACGTTCACCGGCGTGCCCCTGTTCACCGCCGCTCCGCTCGTCGCGGCCCCCTTCTTCTCGCCCCGCGGCACTTTCCTGACCGGCCTCGCGACCGTCGCCGTCGTACTCGGGGTGCATCTCAGATACACCCGCAGTTACGACGCCGACGCCATCACCGAACTCGTCACGGTCGCCACCGTCGCCGTACTCGCCTGTGTCATGAACCGCATCGTGCGGCGCGGCAGCGAGCAGCTCACCTCCGTGCGCCAGATCGCCGAGGCGGCCCAGCGCGCCGTCCTGCCCGAGCCCGCCGAGCGCATCGGCGGCCTGGAGATCGCGGCCCGCTACGAGGCCGCCCAGGAGGGGGCCTTCATCGGCGGCGATCTGTACGCGGTGCAGGACACCCCGCACGGTGTGCGGCTCGTCGTGGGCGACGTCCGCGGGAAGGGCATGGGCGCGGTGTCCGCCGTGGCCGTGGTCATCGGCGCCTTCCGGGAGGCGGCCGAGCAGGAGGCGACCCTGGAGGCGGTCGCGCAGCGCCTGGAGCGGGCGCTCGCGCGGGAGGGGATGCGGCGCAACGGCCTCGACGAGTTCGAGGGCTTCACCACGGCCGTGCTCGCCGAGATCCCGCACGGCAACGGTCTCGTACGCGTCATCAACCGCGGCCACCCGGAGCCCCTGCTCCTGGACGGCGACGGGGCGCTCAAGGTCCTGTCGGCGCCGGAGCCCGCGCTGCCGCTCGGGATGGGGGACCTCGGCACCTGGCCCGACCGCGCGTCCGAGACGGAGTTCCCGAGCGGGGCGACGCTGCTGCTCCACACCGACGGTCTCTCGGAGGCGCGCGACGCGCAGGGCACCTTCTACGACCCGGCGGCCCGGCTCGCGGGGCGAATGTTCCCAGGGCCCGATCCGCTGCTGGCCGCGCTCACCGCCGAGGTCCGCCGGCACACCGGGGGCGGCACGACGGACGACATGGCGCTGCTCGCGGTGAGGCGGCCGTGA
- a CDS encoding metallopeptidase family protein, translating into MLEMTREEFEELVAEALDRIPPELTRLMDNVAVFVEDEPPAEDPELLGLYEGTPLTDRGEWYAGVLPDRITVYRGPTLRMCEAREDVVRETEITVVHEIAHHFGIDDARLHALGYG; encoded by the coding sequence GTGCTGGAGATGACGCGCGAGGAGTTCGAGGAACTGGTCGCCGAAGCCCTGGACCGGATTCCGCCGGAGCTGACGCGGCTCATGGACAACGTGGCGGTGTTCGTCGAGGACGAGCCCCCCGCCGAGGACCCTGAGCTGCTCGGCCTCTACGAAGGGACGCCGCTGACCGACCGGGGCGAGTGGTACGCGGGCGTGCTGCCCGACCGCATCACCGTCTACCGGGGACCCACGCTGCGGATGTGCGAGGCCCGCGAGGACGTCGTCCGGGAGACGGAGATCACCGTGGTCCACGAGATCGCCCACCACTTCGGGATCGACGACGCGCGGCTGCACGCCCTCGGATACGGGTGA
- a CDS encoding amino acid permease has product MTSDPAAQQPPPSTDEERLAQLGYTQVLARRMSAFSNYAVSFTIISVLSGCLTMYLFGMNTGGPALITWGWVGVGLMTLFVGLAMAEICSAYPTSAGLYFWAHRLAPARTAAAWAWFTGWFNVLGQVAVTAGIDFGAASFLGAYLNLQFDFEVTPGRTILLFAAILVLHGLLNTFGVRIVGLLNSVSVWWHVVGVAVIVGALAFAPDSHQSASFVFTKFVNNTGWGSGFYVVLIGLLMAQYTFTGYDASAHMTEETHDASTAGPKGIVRSIWTSWIAGFVLLLGFTFAIQSYQGALGSATGAPPAQILLDALGATAGKLLLLVVIGAQLFCGMASVTANSRMIYAFSRDGALPYSHVWHTVSPRTRTPVAAVWLAALGALVLGLPYLINVTAYAAVTSIAVIGLYIAYVVPTLLRLRKGDAFERGPWHLGRWSRPVGIVAVVWVAVITVLFMLPQVSPVTWETFNYAPIAVLAVLGFAGVWWLVSARHWFLNPEHARTVAREAGRVGAPEPVDP; this is encoded by the coding sequence ATGACAAGTGACCCAGCGGCGCAGCAACCGCCGCCTTCGACCGACGAGGAACGTCTCGCCCAGCTCGGCTACACGCAGGTCCTTGCCCGCAGGATGTCGGCTTTCTCCAACTACGCCGTCTCCTTCACGATCATCTCGGTGCTCTCCGGGTGCCTGACGATGTATCTGTTCGGGATGAACACCGGCGGCCCCGCCCTGATCACCTGGGGGTGGGTCGGGGTCGGGCTGATGACGCTGTTCGTCGGGCTCGCGATGGCGGAGATCTGCTCGGCGTACCCGACCTCCGCCGGCCTCTACTTCTGGGCACACCGCCTCGCACCCGCGCGGACGGCCGCCGCGTGGGCGTGGTTCACGGGCTGGTTCAACGTCCTGGGACAGGTCGCGGTGACCGCCGGGATCGACTTCGGCGCCGCGTCCTTCCTCGGCGCGTATCTGAACCTCCAGTTCGACTTCGAGGTGACGCCGGGGCGGACGATCCTGCTGTTCGCGGCGATCCTCGTGCTGCACGGGCTCCTCAACACCTTCGGCGTGCGCATCGTCGGACTGCTCAACAGCGTCAGCGTCTGGTGGCACGTCGTCGGTGTCGCCGTCATCGTCGGCGCGCTCGCCTTCGCGCCGGACAGCCACCAGTCCGCGTCCTTCGTCTTCACGAAGTTCGTCAACAACACCGGCTGGGGCAGCGGGTTCTACGTCGTCCTGATCGGACTGCTGATGGCCCAGTACACGTTCACGGGCTACGACGCCTCCGCGCACATGACCGAGGAGACCCACGACGCGTCCACCGCGGGGCCGAAGGGCATCGTGCGCTCCATCTGGACGTCCTGGATCGCCGGGTTCGTGCTGCTGCTCGGCTTCACCTTCGCCATCCAGTCGTACCAAGGAGCCCTCGGCTCGGCCACGGGTGCGCCGCCTGCGCAGATCCTGCTCGACGCGCTCGGGGCGACGGCCGGGAAGCTGCTGCTGCTCGTCGTCATCGGCGCGCAGCTCTTCTGCGGCATGGCCTCCGTCACGGCCAACAGCCGTATGATCTACGCCTTTTCGCGTGACGGCGCGCTGCCCTACTCGCATGTCTGGCACACCGTCAGCCCGCGCACCCGCACCCCCGTGGCCGCGGTGTGGCTCGCCGCGCTCGGCGCCCTCGTGCTCGGACTGCCGTACCTCATCAACGTCACGGCGTACGCGGCCGTGACCTCGATCGCCGTCATCGGTCTCTACATCGCGTACGTGGTGCCGACCCTCCTGCGGCTGCGCAAGGGCGACGCCTTCGAGCGCGGGCCCTGGCATCTGGGCAGGTGGTCGCGGCCGGTCGGGATCGTGGCCGTGGTGTGGGTCGCCGTCATCACGGTTCTTTTCATGCTGCCGCAGGTCTCGCCGGTCACGTGGGAGACGTTCAACTACGCCCCGATCGCGGTCCTTGCGGTCCTCGGGTTCGCGGGCGTGTGGTGGCTGGTGTCGGCCCGGCACTGGTTCCTCAACCCGGAGCACGCGCGGACCGTCGCGCGTGAGGCGGGGCGCGTGGGAGCGCCGGAACCGGTCGATCCGTGA
- a CDS encoding metallophosphoesterase family protein codes for MARAPAVAALSALRNIPSAVGRRLRTRRPRPTGDLTPQPRPYLRALGLAAVVLMGAWLGLLAVGNVRVPVGPMDTRMTLRPSLTGGTKINVSPLGSLELRSHTAPIRLDVDVDRLDPDRSEALVNHPERLSGLQDEVTRDIEHGTLDLALRSCVAVVSGATALGLAVYRRPSRALGAGGLALALLAASGGAAYATWNPKSVLEPKFSGLLSSAPSVVGSARSIVTEFDVYQKELARLVTNVTKLYDVTSTLPAYRPDPSTIRVLHVSDIHLNPASWKIISSLVKQYDISVIVDSGDTMDHGSAAENPFLDPIEDLGAPYIWVRGNHDSATTQRYLEHIKNVRVLDNGKAVTVAGLRFAGTGDPQYTPDRAVKAQGDPAERMAGIRLASALRDQRAAGTPVDIAIAHNPAAARETDGTVPLVLAGHIHHEQTEVMKLGTRLRIEGSTGGSGLRAVDDASPDPVQASVLYLDRDTRRLQAWDEIELGGLGLTTAQVSRHLPKENQPGATPSPTAPTGSSAPPP; via the coding sequence ATGGCCCGCGCCCCCGCTGTCGCCGCCCTGTCCGCCCTGCGGAACATCCCCTCCGCGGTCGGCCGCCGTCTTCGCACCCGCCGCCCCCGCCCCACCGGCGATCTCACCCCCCAGCCCCGCCCGTACCTCCGCGCCCTGGGCCTCGCGGCCGTCGTCCTCATGGGCGCCTGGCTCGGCCTGCTCGCCGTGGGGAACGTCCGCGTCCCGGTCGGCCCGATGGACACCCGGATGACGCTGCGCCCGTCCCTGACCGGCGGTACGAAGATCAATGTCTCGCCGCTCGGCTCCCTGGAGCTGCGGTCGCACACGGCCCCCATCCGCCTCGACGTGGACGTCGACCGCCTCGACCCGGACCGCTCCGAGGCCCTGGTCAACCATCCCGAGCGCCTCTCGGGCCTCCAGGACGAGGTCACGCGCGACATCGAGCACGGCACCCTCGACCTCGCCCTGCGCTCCTGCGTCGCCGTCGTCTCCGGCGCCACGGCGCTCGGCCTCGCGGTCTACCGCCGCCCCAGCCGCGCACTCGGCGCCGGCGGCCTCGCGCTCGCCCTCCTGGCGGCCTCGGGAGGGGCGGCGTACGCGACCTGGAACCCCAAGTCGGTCCTGGAGCCGAAGTTCTCCGGCCTGCTCTCCTCGGCCCCCTCGGTCGTCGGCAGCGCACGCTCGATCGTCACCGAATTCGACGTCTACCAGAAGGAGTTGGCGCGCCTGGTGACCAATGTGACGAAGCTCTACGACGTGACGTCGACGCTCCCCGCGTACCGGCCGGACCCGTCCACGATCCGCGTCCTGCACGTCTCGGACATCCATCTGAACCCGGCCAGCTGGAAGATCATCTCCTCGCTCGTCAAGCAGTACGACATCTCGGTCATCGTCGACTCCGGCGACACGATGGACCACGGCTCGGCGGCCGAGAACCCGTTCCTCGACCCGATCGAGGACCTCGGCGCCCCGTATATCTGGGTCCGCGGCAACCACGACTCGGCGACCACCCAGCGCTACCTCGAACACATCAAGAACGTCCGGGTGCTCGACAACGGCAAGGCGGTCACCGTCGCGGGGCTGCGCTTCGCCGGCACCGGGGACCCCCAGTACACGCCGGACCGGGCGGTCAAGGCGCAGGGCGACCCGGCCGAGCGCATGGCGGGCATCCGGCTCGCCTCCGCGCTGCGCGACCAGCGGGCGGCCGGCACGCCGGTGGACATCGCGATCGCCCACAACCCGGCGGCCGCCCGCGAGACGGACGGCACGGTCCCACTGGTCCTCGCGGGCCACATCCATCACGAGCAGACCGAGGTGATGAAGCTGGGCACGCGGCTGCGCATCGAGGGCTCGACCGGCGGCAGCGGTCTGCGCGCCGTCGACGACGCGTCCCCCGACCCGGTGCAGGCGTCGGTGCTCTACCTGGACCGCGACACCCGCCGCCTGCAGGCCTGGGACGAGATCGAACTGGGCGGCCTCGGCCTGACGACGGCACAGGTCAGCCGCCATCTGCCCAAGGAGAACCAGCCGGGCGCGACCCCCTCGCCGACGGCGCCCACGGGCTCGTCGGCGCCCCCGCCCTAA
- the mgtA gene encoding magnesium-translocating P-type ATPase, which yields MTDTAPADVAAPSTGPTTLQLLRSLDSGPRGLTETDAARRLARHGENVLPGTRPLSWPRLAARSLRDPFTVVLLCLGLVSATVAAWGTACVILALVAVSCCLRSAGERRADSAMAGLRELVATTATVLRRPGADETASPAERELPVSQLVPGDVVRLGPGDLIPADVRLLRAQGLTVQQAAFTGESVPADKRPVDLPADGESAHLCFQGGSVASGSASAVVLATGADTRFAAAHRTVGAKRGASAFDRSVHGISWTLIRFMLLTPPLVLMAGAALRGRGLETLPFAVAVAVGLTPEMLPVIVTTALARGSALLARTHGVIVRRLPALHDIGAVDILCVDKTGTLTQDRPAVDPARTDPDALHWAAVSAWWTLQLADLPAADALDEAVITQALANDPAFTEAYDGITALPFDPVRRLATAVVRRPGTLGTVTLAVKGSVENVLERCALDDAERANLLARAAKMSGDGLRLLAVATAERPARHRPGSLPRPSGGGGSTADERGLTFTGFVAFTDALVPTAAQALRDLGERGVTVKVITGDHPGTAARALRDLGVAPGDLHTADALDALTDEELARLARRTTVFARCTPAHKARIVTALRAGGETTVGFLGDGVNDLPALRAADVGICPRDAVAAARDAADIVLAQPADRPGKDLTAIGHAITAGRHSSGNIATYLRVTLSSNLGNVIAMLSAGLLLPFLPMLPAQVLAQNLCFDAAQLSFAFDRPAAAALRRPTTLRPRDFLRFITGFGVLNAAADLATFGVLALALHSTAGPADEAAFHSGWFTENLLTQALVMLLLRTGRAPRTPGPVRWAVASLAVVGVVLPLTPAAHPLGMTPLPPVYYALLAAVLALYAVALTAVKRRYVRQA from the coding sequence GTGACCGACACCGCCCCGGCCGACGTCGCCGCCCCGTCCACGGGCCCTACGACGCTCCAGCTCCTGCGCTCCCTCGACAGCGGCCCACGCGGCCTCACCGAGACGGACGCCGCACGACGCCTGGCCCGGCACGGCGAGAACGTCCTGCCGGGTACGCGCCCCCTGTCCTGGCCCCGGCTCGCCGCCCGCAGTCTGCGCGACCCGTTCACCGTCGTCCTGCTCTGCCTCGGCCTCGTCTCGGCGACCGTCGCGGCCTGGGGCACCGCCTGCGTGATCCTCGCCCTGGTCGCCGTCAGCTGCTGCCTGCGCTCCGCGGGCGAGCGCCGCGCGGACAGCGCCATGGCGGGCCTGCGCGAGCTGGTGGCGACGACGGCGACCGTGCTGCGCCGCCCCGGCGCCGACGAGACCGCCTCACCGGCCGAACGCGAGCTTCCGGTAAGCCAGTTGGTGCCCGGTGACGTGGTGCGGCTCGGTCCCGGCGACCTGATCCCCGCCGACGTACGCCTGCTGCGGGCGCAGGGCCTGACCGTGCAACAGGCGGCGTTCACCGGGGAGTCCGTGCCGGCCGACAAGCGTCCCGTGGACCTGCCCGCGGACGGCGAGTCGGCGCATCTGTGCTTCCAGGGCGGCAGCGTGGCCTCCGGGAGCGCGAGCGCCGTGGTGCTCGCGACGGGCGCCGACACCCGCTTCGCCGCCGCCCACCGCACGGTCGGCGCGAAGCGCGGGGCGAGCGCGTTCGACCGCTCGGTGCACGGCATCTCCTGGACCCTGATCCGTTTCATGCTGCTGACGCCGCCGCTGGTCCTGATGGCCGGCGCCGCGCTGCGCGGCCGGGGCCTGGAGACCCTGCCGTTCGCCGTCGCGGTGGCCGTCGGGCTCACCCCGGAGATGCTGCCGGTCATCGTCACGACGGCGCTCGCCCGCGGCTCCGCGCTGCTCGCCCGCACCCACGGCGTCATCGTCAGACGGCTCCCCGCGCTGCACGACATCGGCGCCGTCGACATCCTCTGCGTCGACAAGACAGGCACCCTCACCCAGGACCGTCCGGCCGTCGACCCCGCTCGCACCGACCCCGACGCCCTGCACTGGGCGGCCGTCTCCGCCTGGTGGACGCTCCAGCTCGCCGACCTGCCGGCCGCGGACGCGCTCGACGAGGCGGTCATCACGCAGGCTCTCGCGAACGACCCGGCCTTCACCGAGGCGTACGACGGCATCACCGCCCTGCCCTTCGACCCCGTACGCCGCCTCGCCACCGCCGTCGTCCGGCGGCCCGGCACGCTCGGCACCGTCACCCTCGCCGTCAAAGGCTCCGTGGAGAACGTCCTGGAGCGCTGTGCCCTCGACGACGCCGAGCGCGCGAACCTGCTCGCCCGGGCCGCAAAAATGTCCGGCGACGGGCTGCGGCTCCTCGCGGTGGCAACCGCCGAACGGCCCGCCCGGCACCGCCCGGGGAGCCTCCCTCGCCCCTCAGGCGGCGGGGGAAGCACCGCCGACGAGCGCGGCCTCACCTTCACCGGCTTCGTCGCCTTCACCGACGCCCTCGTGCCGACCGCCGCGCAGGCCCTGCGCGACCTGGGCGAGCGCGGCGTCACGGTCAAGGTCATCACCGGCGACCACCCCGGCACCGCGGCGCGCGCCCTGCGCGATCTGGGCGTCGCCCCCGGCGACCTGCACACCGCGGACGCCCTCGACGCGCTCACGGACGAGGAGCTGGCCCGCCTCGCCCGCCGCACCACCGTCTTCGCCCGCTGCACCCCCGCCCACAAGGCGCGCATCGTCACCGCCCTGCGCGCCGGCGGCGAGACGACCGTCGGCTTCCTGGGCGACGGCGTGAACGACCTGCCCGCGCTGCGCGCCGCCGACGTCGGGATCTGCCCGCGCGACGCGGTCGCGGCGGCGCGCGACGCGGCGGACATCGTCCTCGCGCAGCCCGCGGACCGGCCGGGCAAGGACCTCACCGCGATCGGCCACGCGATCACCGCGGGCCGTCACAGCAGCGGCAACATCGCCACGTATCTGCGCGTCACACTCTCCTCGAACCTCGGCAACGTGATCGCGATGCTGTCGGCGGGCCTCCTGCTGCCGTTCCTGCCGATGCTGCCGGCGCAGGTGCTCGCCCAGAACCTGTGCTTCGACGCGGCCCAGCTGTCGTTCGCCTTCGACCGCCCGGCGGCCGCCGCCCTGCGCCGCCCCACGACGCTGCGCCCGCGCGACTTCCTGCGCTTCATCACCGGGTTCGGCGTCCTCAACGCCGCCGCCGACCTCGCGACCTTCGGCGTCCTCGCGCTCGCCCTGCACTCCACGGCGGGCCCGGCCGACGAGGCGGCGTTCCACTCGGGCTGGTTCACCGAGAACCTCCTGACGCAGGCTCTGGTGATGCTGCTCCTGCGCACCGGCCGCGCCCCGCGCACCCCGGGCCCGGTCCGCTGGGCGGTCGCGTCCCTGGCCGTCGTCGGCGTCGTGCTGCCGCTGACCCCCGCCGCCCACCCGCTCGGCATGACTCCCCTGCCGCCCGTGTACTACGCGCTCCTCGCGGCGGTCCTCGCCCTGTACGCGGTCGCGCTGACAGCGGTGAAGAGGCGGTACGTACGGCAGGCCTGA
- a CDS encoding M23 family metallopeptidase has product MASNRPAPEFSYAPIDEEFGEADERTWEEWNPTEESVRPVRGRHRVAKQRGGLARSSTVLGVGVIAAVGAGGIATAQGGKPPVHISMPDLSAVKDSLPDAKSLPGVGALISDVSGDDDESGTSATPLTGAGISTADARQGTTAGEALRARIMQQAEQQQDQAVDAEAAAAEEAAAKKAAEDAAKEQGAAEAKAAADKKAAEEAAKKKAEAERLAELAKSFTLPVASYTITGTFGQPGSMWSSGYHTGLDFAAPTGTPLKAIHSGTVKEAGWAGAYGYRTVLELPDGTELWYCHQSSLNVSAGQKVTSGDVIGRVGATGNVTGPHLHLEVHPGGQATGVDPAPWLRSNGLTI; this is encoded by the coding sequence GTGGCGTCCAACCGGCCTGCCCCAGAGTTCTCCTATGCGCCGATCGACGAAGAGTTCGGCGAAGCGGACGAGCGGACCTGGGAGGAGTGGAACCCCACCGAGGAGTCCGTCCGTCCCGTACGCGGCAGGCACCGCGTGGCCAAGCAGCGCGGCGGTCTCGCGCGCAGCTCCACTGTTCTCGGTGTCGGCGTGATCGCGGCCGTCGGCGCGGGCGGCATCGCCACCGCGCAGGGCGGCAAGCCTCCCGTCCACATCTCGATGCCCGACCTCTCGGCCGTCAAGGACTCGCTGCCCGACGCCAAGTCCCTGCCCGGCGTGGGCGCGCTGATATCCGACGTCTCCGGAGATGACGACGAGTCCGGCACCAGCGCGACCCCGCTGACCGGCGCCGGCATCTCCACCGCGGACGCCCGGCAGGGCACGACCGCCGGTGAGGCGCTGCGCGCCCGCATCATGCAGCAGGCCGAGCAGCAGCAGGACCAGGCCGTCGACGCCGAGGCCGCGGCCGCCGAGGAGGCCGCCGCGAAGAAGGCCGCCGAGGACGCCGCCAAGGAGCAGGGCGCCGCCGAGGCCAAGGCCGCCGCCGACAAGAAGGCGGCGGAGGAGGCCGCGAAGAAGAAGGCCGAGGCCGAGCGCCTCGCCGAGCTCGCCAAGAGCTTCACGCTGCCGGTCGCCTCCTACACGATCACCGGCACCTTCGGTCAGCCCGGCTCGATGTGGTCCTCCGGTTACCACACGGGTCTCGACTTCGCCGCTCCGACGGGTACCCCGCTGAAGGCGATCCACTCCGGCACCGTCAAGGAAGCCGGCTGGGCGGGCGCGTACGGCTACCGCACCGTCCTGGAGCTGCCGGACGGCACCGAGCTCTGGTACTGCCACCAGTCGTCCCTCAACGTCAGCGCGGGCCAGAAGGTGACCAGCGGCGACGTCATCGGCCGCGTCGGCGCCACCGGCAACGTGACCGGGCCGCACCTCCACCTGGAGGTCCACCCCGGCGGCCAGGCGACCGGGGTCGACCCCGCGCCGTGGCTGCGCTCCAACGGCCTGACGATCTGA
- a CDS encoding tellurite resistance TerB family protein: MALWDRFKESASTMQTQLMAKKNDLKSGAFRDASMAMCALVAAADRNVDPAERSRVAQLISTNEVLQNFPADQLQSRFDANLNKLTADFDFGKVSVLQEIAKAKKKPAEARAVIQIGIVIGGADGDFDKTEQAVVREACLMLDLPPHEFDL, from the coding sequence ATGGCCCTGTGGGATCGCTTCAAGGAGTCCGCGTCGACGATGCAGACGCAGCTCATGGCGAAGAAGAACGACCTGAAGAGCGGTGCCTTCCGTGACGCGAGCATGGCGATGTGCGCGCTGGTCGCCGCGGCCGACAGGAACGTCGACCCGGCCGAGCGCAGTCGCGTGGCCCAGCTCATCTCGACGAACGAGGTGCTGCAGAACTTCCCCGCGGACCAGCTCCAGAGCCGATTCGACGCGAACCTGAACAAGCTGACCGCCGACTTCGACTTCGGCAAGGTCAGCGTCCTCCAGGAGATCGCCAAGGCGAAGAAGAAGCCCGCCGAGGCGCGCGCGGTCATCCAGATCGGCATCGTCATCGGCGGCGCCGACGGCGACTTCGACAAGACCGAGCAGGCCGTCGTCCGCGAGGCCTGCCTGATGCTCGACCTGCCGCCGCACGAGTTCGACCTGTAG